The Helianthus annuus cultivar XRQ/B chromosome 16, HanXRQr2.0-SUNRISE, whole genome shotgun sequence genome includes a window with the following:
- the LOC110911129 gene encoding leucine-rich repeat extensin-like protein 5 produces the protein MCHKPLLPDEMAAYVALPSPHAPHYRHHHCPQPPPPTSIAICHHHPPPSATTNLHHDQPSPPTTISRHLPPPPSTIAITITTSHPTPLPSSAISRHQKANQTPKLSKKWISYYQIGI, from the coding sequence ATGTGTCATAAACCTTTGTTACCTGATGAGATGGCTGCTTATGTGGCACTCCCATCACCACATGCACCTCACTATCGCCACCATCACTGCCCTCagccgccaccacccacctccaTCGCCATCTGccatcaccacccaccaccatcggcCACCACCAACCTCCACCACGATCAACCATCACCACCAACCACCATCAGCCGCCACCTACCTCCACCGCCATCAACCATCGCCATCACCATTACCACGTCACATCCAACTCCACTACCATCATCAGCCATCAGTCGTCACCAAAAAGCGAACCAAACACCCAAATTATCAAAAAAATGGATTAGCTACTATCAAATTGGCATTTAA